The sequence TACAAGGTGGCCGAGtattaattaaatatgtttgtatttgtgagtgtgtgtgtgtgtgtgtgtgtgtgtgtgtgtgtgtgtgtgtgtgtgtgtgtgtgtgtgtgtgtgtgtgtgtgtgtttatattatgCTTGATTGAGAAGTTAATTCTTCTCAAAGTAAAACTAGTCGTCTAATCAAATTTTGATCGATTAGATCCACTATCCATCAGATCAACCGTTGTAATGTGTAAAAGGAAAAACATCGACATGTACCCGGGGTTGCTGAGGCCGTTCTGGGGGTTGCCAGCCCCATGGATGTAAATTAAGAATGGCCACCCCCACCTCTGTCGCCCTGTAGCTTACACACTGTTCAATACCTACCTTGTACACGTTTTTCCAGGCCATGAGTCCCACTCGGTCGATGGTCAAGAGTGTCGTTTGGATAGTGCTGTGTTTCTCTGGCTGCCCTCAGTTGAATCTCAAGTGAatagcatttcttttttaatgcaTCGTTTTCACTCTTCTGTTGCGATATCTCTGTGTGGAGGACGGCGGAGCAGTCATCGGCAAGCTTGCTTATTTCAACTAAGGCTGCGTTGGTCAGTTGTTCCAAAATAGTGGCCAGATTAGTTCTGAAACTTCTGTTAGTGGTGTCGCACATCATGTTGACAAATTCGCTGTATAATATTTTTTGAGGGGAAATCCTGCAGATCGAGCGGACCCAACGTTACTTCTGAAACAACTGACTGGCAGAAGCCTGCTGCCGCAAGGGATTGTGGGAAAGATGCTATGTGTAGGACTGGTCTATGGGATGTATTCTAAGAACGGACTGGTCGATGATTAGGCTATTTTCGTCTTCGTTCTAACCATCGGTAACTTGATGAGACCATGCATCGGTAGCACTTGATAACATTTGCATGATAGTATTCTCCATAGACGCCAAATGGCCTTTCAATACAATTTGCATATAGGATATAGTTATAAATCatatttgtatatgtatatgtgtgtttattattgTGTAATAATCTTAATGTATTTTGTCTTTCATATTCATTATTTTCTAATCAATTATTTGTCATTTTGTGTACATTTTGTAGTTCACAAAATATGACAACATTATTAATATGTTATTACAATATGAATATATTTGTCAACAGGTTCAATAATAAACTTCATAATTATCAGAATGTGAAGGTGAGTGAGGGGAAACaataacattcacacacaatgtCCTTTTGATACATCACAAAAAGAAGACATCCAAAGTGTAGAACCAAATTAATTTATTTTCGGTCAAATGTGATTGAGCGTGTAACGCTGACAAATTAAAATTGAGTGACAGaaatgtgtgtggtggtggttgtggtggtgttggttggtCCTAATCCAACAGGGCGACCATGTCTGGCTATCGATTCCCCGTTATACGAGTGTCCGTCCACCACGTCCGCGTGCACGGCCAGGTGCTTTTTGAGATTACAATTCTTGGTGAACCCTTTACCACACTGACCACAGACAaacggcttctccccggtgtgcgTGCGCTGGTGCATGTCCAGGGTGCACTTCTGGATGAAGCCCTTGCCGCAGATGGGACAGCCGTACGGCTTCTCTCCGGTGTGGGTGCGTTGGTGCGTGTACAGGTGGCCCTTCTGCGCGTAACGCTTCCCACATAGCGTGCACCTGAaaggcttctccccggtgtggcTCCGCTGGTGGATCTCCAGCTGGCTGAAACAGCGGAAGCTCTTTCCGCACTGAGCGCAACCAAACCTCTTGGCCATCTCAGAGTTCCACAGCAGTCCCTGGATCCTTGTGCTCTTGGCTGGGGCAAGGCTCCTGGCCGGGCCCAGGCCCTTGGAGGCCGCATTCCGGCAAACTAGTGTCCTCCCACTAGTGTCcattttgttgttattgttgttgttgtgtgaggCAGGTGTTGGCCTAAGCAAGGGGTTCTGATCGCATGGGGTTTCCTGGAACCCTGCTGGTGCAGCCGCATTGGATGAGGCAAGAGTCTGGGTGATGGAAAAGCAGGGAATGAACAGTTGTACACTTGACGCTGATTTTGGATGAATTGGAACATCTGACCACCTCTTCTCAGGTTGGGTTTGCAGTTCTGCTTCTCCTGTTGAAAGTAACAAATTATCTAAAtgcaatatataaaataattgcaAACCTGACTTGTTTACCATTTCACACTTTTGTCAATTTTACATTCCACACTTTTGCTTATTTTATATATCAGGTTACTCACTTGTATCGGTTTCTAGTTCTTGCTGTGTACTTAATTCAGAGGTCTGCTCTTCGGGTGGCTCCTCTTTAATTACGCTGATTACAGGCTGTTCTTTTGATTTGTCTGTGAACCGCTGGGAGGAAACACATGACATGGTCTGCTGACTAAACAGAGGCCTATCGTAAATCAGAGTGGTACCAACTAAATAGTAAAACTTACTTGATGAAAGCTTTCTTCATCTTCATTAGTTGTCTCAGTGGAGGGACATATGCTTTCCTGTAAACTTTCACTAGAGTACAGGAGGCAAACCAATGTTGCAGTTAACGTGCCGTTATTGCAAGGTGTTATAGTGTAGTAGTATATGTGGATTTAATGTTGTTGGATCTTCCTACCTTTTTATTGGTTGGATTGTAGCGCCACCATCTAATTCGCCGCAAGTTATTTCTGAATCCCGTGTGATTGATCGTCCCGCGGTGTCCTGCCGGTGTCCTTGGGCAATCCAAAGCAGCTTCTCCATCAACTGCAATTTCTCTGTGAGTGATGCGATTTCATTTCGTCCCCGATTAATCTCTATTTTTAGCATCTTTGATTCGATCTGGACTAGTTTACCTATTTCCAATACAGCCGTTTTGGATAACGCATCCATGATAGAGACAAGCTGTGAGTTAAAAGAGAAATTTGTCGACATGATAAAATCGTAACAGTTAGTAGCCTATATAAGAAGAGGGTTGTTACACTGCAATTACTGTCGGATGAAGCAGTCCTGTTATTGATATAAAGTATATTTGTTAGAATAGGCTACACTGCGATAGGACAATGTCCTACTTGAAGTAGAGCTTGCGTTTAGTGCCAATTGTCAAAAAAGCCATCGTTTCCATCTATCGGAGCGGAGGAGAATCGCAAATATAGCCTAGGACCTAAATAGTAGGAACCTTGTCGCTACCAAACAGCAACAAACTCTCCTCAACGCAAAGGCATGCGGCTCCATCACTGGCTCAATACAACCCATTGCTGTCAAACCACGTGGCATTGAATTGATGAGGTGATTACCGACTAACTGATAATTATATCCTATGTTGTTATCTGAACGGTGGCCTGGGATTAATTTATTATAACCATAAACTGATCGGACGTATCCTAGGATCGGACGTAGGACGTCGTCCTTTTAGGTTTCTCGTGTTTTGAGGTTAACACATAACGATAATAAATTAATTTTAACAACCGAGACCTATGGCCTCTATAGACCTGCTTAAAACACCGACACCTGCACCGACTTTATGTGGCCATGAGAGAGCGCAGCGGCGCAATAGTTTCAACAAGTTAATGCTTGTACAATACAGGTTGGCGGCGACCCCACTGGCTTTAAACGTCCGACTCCTTCGACTAGAAATACTGTTATACGAAAGCCTTGTTCTTATTCCCAAGTTTTTCAAGCAAATaaattgttgttatttattttacttattcaATTGTCTCACAGCGCTTCGTCATTTGAATCCCCTATATGATTGGCTAATGGAAGTAGATCCAGGAAGCAGAATAGTCTATTCGATTTGCCGACAGATATTTCCAGCATTCAGCTTACTCCAACCAGGATTTATCAGCAGGTATTCCTTATTTCTATGGGAACTAGTTTATAAGTGTGAGATTGTTCGTCCTGTTGCATCAGCATGCGTTTTATGTGTTGAGAATGAAAGAATCAGGCTTTACCGCATCTTCAGTTTGACATTTATACATACTAGATGCACGTCATGCACGATAGGTGCATGAATGGAGTTTGTAGAATCCATTTGTTTATAACAGTGGATGTTGATAGAGCGTCCACTTAAACCACAGCCACATTGTATTTGACTAATAACGTTAAGATGAAACAGGTACGGTATTATACATTAATGTTGAGAGCACAGGGGTATTCTGTTGCAAAATAAGCTGTTGCAAAATCCTTTCCGAGATCTACTTCCTTGTGTGTTGAACGTTTTGCTGTAACACACCATAACCATTTCCCTTTACTCAGACTTTAACCCAACTAGGTAGAAGACTCACCTATTTATTCCATCTGCAGGAAGCAGAGCGGTTCGCAATGGCAGCCAGAAGAGTTGTGGTGTTCCCATCCTCAGCCGAGCTCGGCCCAGTGCTGGCTGAGCTCGTGTCATCTCGGGCAGGGAAGGCCATTGCATCGCGTGGTCGCTTCACCCTGGGTCTCTCAGGTGGCAGCCTGGTGTCCATGCTGAGCAAGGAGCTGCCCGCTCTGCCCAACCTGGACTGCAGCAAGTGGGTGGTCGGGTTTTGTGATGAGCGGCTGGTCCCTTCCAATGACCCAGAGAGCACCTATGGGCTTTACAAGGTAAAGCCCGATGTTTAAATGTGTCATGTTTCACTCGAATGATATACACAGCATAGCACTGAATCTAAAAacaattggtgtgtgtgtgtgtgtgcgtgtgcgtgtgcgtgcgtcggATCAGAATCAACTGTTCACCAAGATCAACATCCCAGAGACTGCGATCCTGTCCATCGACTCTTCGCTGCCAGTGAATGAGTGTGCGGAGGATTATGCTCGTAAACTGAAGGAGGTACGGCTGCAAACATCATTTTTTCCAATTGTCTCGTACCTGTCAACTGTATTATTGTCCGTAGACTTGGTGACACAGTAGTGCTCTGGATCTATTGAACACGGCAGGTGTTCCCCGGAAACGACAAGCCCGTGTTTgacatgctgctgctgggaatGGGCCCAGACGGCCACACCTGCTCCCTCTTCCCAGGCCATCCTCTTCTGGAGGTGAGAACGATGCTCAGCAACACTGTTGTGAATGTGGCTCGGTAAATTCAAGGATTCCTGCGCACAGTTCCAGTCCAATTATCCCACTGTCGGGATACGAAACTATAGAGAAGGTGTACCTCGATGTGAatgcagataaaaaaaaactctCACGAGTGCTTAGTTTTGGCTCCAAATGAAGGGATAATGAGTACATGCATGTTTAAAGAGGCACGTTACAGTGTGCACTTTTCTCCAAAGCTGCCCGTTCAAAACCGGTCATTCTGGAACCGTCGACTGGAACGAGATGCCCTTCTGCCAGTGTGCAGCTAACCTCAACCCTAGCATTAAGCATGGCCCTGTGACGGCCTGCTCGTTGCTTTCTAAACCTGCAGCACATTTAAAGTCTCCATTTGACTTCAACTCGTATTTTGCTAATGATATATCCAATTGGAACATAAGTGAACAAAACTAACTCCAAATGTAACCTATTTCTGTATGTTTATAAACACTTTTGGATGGATATTTCCCAAAATATGAAAATGCATGTTTAACCATGACTAACATAGTTATTCTGTTTTCAGAGGGGGAATAAAACAGCATTTGAAGTCGAATCTCAAATGTCTTTCAATGCGAGCCTACATGTGAAACAGATTGCATTGCCCACCTATTCATTAAGGCCCTACCACCCATTGGCTGTGACTCCTTGCTGTGGTTCCTGATTATGTGCCATTTCACAACAATATGTATAATCTCTGCCCTTCTCAGTCACTCCCTTTCACTTGCCACAAAGACATTCTTTGGCCTTGCGAGTGCATGTCTCTCATTATGGGTGCGCATAACACATTTATGAACAAAATGTTGTCTTCTATCACTGGAGAATGGCTTCGTTAGATacatgtttcagtttgtgtGGTGCTTTTCATGCTTCCATTTTGGTGGCAGCAAACGGCTCAAGAGCTATTCAAACTATTCCATATTCGGGTCATCTTGatctgcagacattggggattgaccagggcgggggggggggggggggggaacaaacaacggtgggcctcttcagAACTAATTTACACATTATTTTAAttcaaaaatgtttttgtttttttacaaaccttaatttttggtgccccctcaggtacttggtgccctacgcactctgcgcactctgcgtatagggagcggcgggcctgggTTTGACCCTGGCAACGTTCGCCGGGGTCTTAAACAAAGCTATGGGATCTACACTATACGGACCCTGTGGATTATATGAGAGAATTGTTGAGGGAGGTTCCCGGTCATTTGCGTTGCATTCTCCCCTATTTCAGGAAACTGCGAGGATCGTGGCCCCCATCAGCGActcccccaagccccccccacAACGCGTCACCATGACCCTTCCCGCGGTGAACTCGGCGCTCTGTGTGGTGTTCGTGTCGACGGGTGGCAGCAAGGCGCCCGTGTTGAAGGTAACTCGTTGTGTAACTAACTGTGTAACAATTTGTAACGCTGTTACTTGGAGGTATGCATCAGTATGGTTGTGATTTACATTATTCGTCCAAGCGACGGAAAGAGATATTAAGTTTGTTTATTACAGAGAATCAGATGGAAACACTGTCCAAATTCGTGTTTATACAGTGCGTAAACATGTGTTTAGACAGTGATTATACACAGGATTAAAATCACTGACAGGCGATAAGCAATGGGGACATTCAGcctctcttttctttttgttcacAGGAAGTGCTGGAGGGGCGGGAAGGCCCAGCGTTCCCCGCAGCCCGGGTTTTGCCAACTGAAGGAGAGCTCTTCTGGCTCATCGATGGCCCGGCTGCTGCTGACCTGACGATCACCGTAGAGAAGCCTGGATCAGGCGCACGGCTTTAGGGTTTGCTCCTTTGCTACCTGGAGGACTGAGACAGAATGTACATTTTGTTAAATATGCAAGTTGTAACAAACAAAGTGTCAAAGTCCGTCTCTaggagagaatgtgt comes from Gadus macrocephalus chromosome 2, ASM3116895v1 and encodes:
- the LOC132474405 gene encoding zinc finger protein 84, coding for MSTNFSFNSQLVSIMDALSKTAVLEIGKLVQIESKMLKIEINRGRNEIASLTEKLQLMEKLLWIAQGHRQDTAGRSITRDSEITCGELDGGATIQPIKSESLQESICPSTETTNEDEESFHQRFTDKSKEQPVISVIKEEPPEEQTSELSTQQELETDTNNLLLSTGEAELQTQPEKRWSDVPIHPKSASSVQLFIPCFSITQTLASSNAAAPAGFQETPCDQNPLLRPTPASHNNNNNNKMDTSGRTLVCRNAASKGLGPARSLAPAKSTRIQGLLWNSEMAKRFGCAQCGKSFRCFSQLEIHQRSHTGEKPFRCTLCGKRYAQKGHLYTHQRTHTGEKPYGCPICGKGFIQKCTLDMHQRTHTGEKPFVCGQCGKGFTKNCNLKKHLAVHADVVDGHSYNGESIARHGRPVGLGPTNTTTTTTTHISVTQFRWVRSICRISPQKILYSEFVNMMCDTTNRSFRTNLATILEQLTNAALVEISKLADDCSAVLHTEISQQKSENDALKKKCYSLEIQLRAARETQHYPNDTLDHRPSGTHGLEKRVQEQQQHPPTIEGIFGKDWCSDLWREERVATERKERMEASATREVLPQAINLIDSDPDLIFVKEEAYDDQPIGQQMRTRDHRKSGPTFEESSLHRTVPNELRLHARDLHNFTMNANSQTQQQPGTQPSVPLIEHLIADSGLSTFVDNTNPSQATGEYSDCMNNAHSNANNNANAGKQLAVDQRVRKPLKTFECLFCGKIFNYLSSLKVHIRRHSGEKPFSCPVCGKRFAQKTYLKLHQRVHSGEKPYSCQQCGKSFSQKSSLNIHLRTHTGEKPYSCVDCGKSYAYKYGFNHHQCFN
- the pgls gene encoding 6-phosphogluconolactonase isoform X1, translated to MAARRVVVFPSSAELGPVLAELVSSRAGKAIASRGRFTLGLSGGSLVSMLSKELPALPNLDCSKWVVGFCDERLVPSNDPESTYGLYKNQLFTKINIPETAILSIDSSLPVNECAEDYARKLKEQVFPGNDKPVFDMLLLGMGPDGHTCSLFPGHPLLEETARIVAPISDSPKPPPQRVTMTLPAVNSALCVVFVSTGGSKAPVLKEVLEGREGPAFPAARVLPTEGELFWLIDGPAAADLTITVEKPGSGARL
- the pgls gene encoding 6-phosphogluconolactonase isoform X2 codes for the protein MAARRVVVFPSSAELGPVLAELVSSRAGKAIASRGRFTLGLSGGSLVSMLSKELPALPNLDCSKWVVGFCDERLVPSNDPESTYGLYKNQLFTKINIPETAILSIDSSLPVNECAEDYARKLKEVFPGNDKPVFDMLLLGMGPDGHTCSLFPGHPLLEETARIVAPISDSPKPPPQRVTMTLPAVNSALCVVFVSTGGSKAPVLKEVLEGREGPAFPAARVLPTEGELFWLIDGPAAADLTITVEKPGSGARL